A window of the Burkholderia sp. 9120 genome harbors these coding sequences:
- a CDS encoding LysR substrate-binding domain-containing protein, with protein MRRLPPLQALLAFDAAARVGSFTRAAQELALTQSAISHQIQQLEEWTGQPLFRRIGRGVALTAAGVLYAQTVTTALATLADGRDRIEPYGNPDSVILVCAPQFASGWLMPRMRQFAEALPTLEIWLVTDEEVNEIDRVDVDLVVSARPIRTPEVTCELLLDEEAVAICGPETARRLRDAPFPDVLTQAPLLVHEARPEWAPWLPELRRGGLRTRRALTVSDPRFVVAAAEQEAGIAMVSRLTAGDALTSGRVAVLPQVPGFALAPLWLMRSAQPARSVAVDAVHAWMIGLCRPADL; from the coding sequence ATGCGTAGACTGCCCCCGTTGCAAGCCTTGCTCGCCTTCGACGCCGCCGCGCGCGTCGGCAGCTTCACGCGCGCGGCCCAAGAACTCGCGCTGACCCAGTCGGCGATCAGCCATCAGATCCAGCAACTGGAGGAGTGGACCGGGCAGCCGCTGTTTCGGCGGATCGGCCGTGGCGTCGCGTTGACCGCCGCCGGTGTGCTGTACGCGCAAACCGTCACGACGGCGCTCGCCACACTCGCCGACGGGCGCGACCGGATCGAGCCGTATGGCAATCCGGATTCGGTGATTCTTGTTTGCGCGCCGCAATTCGCCTCAGGCTGGCTGATGCCGCGCATGCGGCAGTTCGCGGAGGCGCTGCCGACGCTCGAGATCTGGCTCGTGACCGACGAGGAGGTCAACGAGATCGATCGCGTCGATGTCGATCTGGTGGTGTCAGCCAGGCCGATCCGTACGCCGGAAGTCACCTGCGAGTTGTTGCTCGACGAAGAGGCGGTGGCGATCTGCGGACCGGAAACGGCACGCCGTCTGCGTGACGCGCCGTTTCCCGACGTGCTCACGCAAGCGCCGCTGCTGGTTCACGAAGCGCGTCCGGAATGGGCGCCGTGGCTGCCGGAACTCAGGCGCGGCGGTTTGCGCACGCGCCGCGCGTTGACGGTCAGCGATCCACGCTTCGTCGTGGCGGCGGCCGAGCAGGAGGCGGGTATCGCGATGGTGTCGCGGCTCACGGCGGGAGACGCGTTGACGAGCGGCCGCGTGGCAGTCTTGCCGCAGGTGCCGGGCTTCGCGTTGGCGCCGCTCTGGCTGATGCGCTCGGCGCAGCCGGCGCGTTCGGTCGCGGTCGATGCCGTGCATGCGTGGATGATCGGCCTGTGCCGGCCCGCCGATTTATAA
- the cobM gene encoding precorrin-4 C(11)-methyltransferase: MTVFFIGAGPGDPELITVKGQRLVRSCPVILYAGSLVPDAVLEGHAAEFVVNTADLDLDQIIALLKTAHDNGQHVARVHSGDPSLYGAIGEQIRRLRELNIPYEIVPGVTATAACAATLGCELTLPDVSQTLILTRYASKTRMPEGEQLADLARHRATMAIHLGVRHLARIVDELRPHYGGACPIAVVYRASWPDEEKITGTLDDIVDKVQSTSIERTALILVGQVLAAEGFADSTLYAKD, translated from the coding sequence ATGACGGTGTTTTTTATCGGCGCGGGTCCAGGCGACCCGGAACTGATCACAGTAAAAGGCCAGCGTCTCGTACGCAGTTGCCCGGTGATCCTGTACGCCGGATCGCTGGTACCCGACGCCGTGCTCGAAGGTCACGCCGCCGAATTCGTCGTCAACACCGCCGACCTCGATCTCGACCAGATCATCGCGTTGCTCAAAACCGCGCATGACAACGGCCAGCATGTCGCGCGCGTGCACTCCGGCGACCCGTCGTTATACGGCGCGATCGGCGAGCAGATCCGTCGTTTGCGCGAGCTGAACATTCCGTACGAAATCGTGCCGGGTGTGACGGCAACCGCCGCCTGTGCCGCGACGCTCGGTTGCGAACTCACGCTGCCCGACGTTTCGCAGACGCTGATTCTCACGCGCTACGCGAGTAAAACCCGCATGCCTGAAGGCGAACAGCTCGCCGACCTCGCACGGCATCGCGCGACGATGGCGATCCACCTGGGCGTGCGGCATCTCGCACGAATCGTCGATGAACTGCGGCCGCACTACGGCGGCGCGTGTCCGATCGCGGTGGTCTATCGCGCGAGCTGGCCCGACGAGGAGAAGATCACCGGCACGCTCGACGATATTGTCGACAAGGTGCAGTCGACATCGATCGAGCGGACCGCGTTGATCCTGGTCGGCCAGGTGCTGGCCGCCGAAGGTTTCGCGGACTCGACGTTGTACGCGAAGGATTGA
- a CDS encoding alpha/beta hydrolase — MFRRCGAALLCAAALSWADGAVSAEAAGAGWHVGETVRIIHPPVARNWRGAATEALVTRIWYPVDPSVPEQRHDVGKPGDPLFVGHPVADGAPLSAVRATYPLLVLSHGTGGSADSLDWLGAALAAHGYIVAGVNHPGNSELEPLTRDGFTLWWERATDASEVLDSVLADPKLGPHVDRDRIGAVGFSLGGYTVLELAGARTDLAGFDRFCASPAADAICQPPEAARIRDASGATVPLRDQSTDDAASAETKASRARSGASYRDPRVKAVFAIAPALGEALTAESLAAITIPVSLVAGAGDVTAPVDTNIRRIAASMPKASVTFVPDAWHYTFLDTCLPAVATRLARICRDNPGVDRDAVHAKTAAQAVDFFAATLPAKQP, encoded by the coding sequence ATGTTTCGTAGATGCGGTGCCGCGCTCCTGTGCGCGGCGGCTTTGTCGTGGGCGGACGGTGCTGTGTCGGCGGAGGCTGCCGGGGCCGGCTGGCATGTGGGTGAGACGGTGCGGATCATTCATCCGCCTGTCGCGCGCAATTGGCGCGGCGCGGCCACCGAGGCGCTGGTCACGCGCATCTGGTATCCCGTCGATCCGTCCGTGCCGGAGCAGCGGCATGACGTCGGCAAACCCGGCGATCCGTTGTTCGTTGGGCATCCCGTCGCCGACGGCGCGCCGCTGTCGGCCGTGCGCGCCACGTATCCGCTGCTGGTGCTGTCGCACGGCACCGGCGGCAGCGCGGACAGTCTCGACTGGCTCGGCGCCGCGCTTGCCGCGCACGGGTATATCGTGGCGGGCGTCAATCATCCGGGCAACAGCGAACTCGAACCGCTGACCCGCGACGGTTTCACGCTGTGGTGGGAACGCGCGACGGACGCCAGCGAAGTGCTCGATAGCGTGCTGGCGGACCCGAAGCTGGGGCCGCATGTCGACCGCGACAGGATCGGCGCGGTGGGCTTTTCTCTGGGCGGTTATACGGTTCTGGAACTGGCGGGAGCGCGCACCGATCTGGCGGGCTTCGATCGGTTCTGCGCCTCGCCGGCGGCCGATGCGATCTGCCAGCCGCCGGAAGCGGCGCGGATTCGTGACGCGTCCGGCGCGACGGTGCCGTTGCGCGATCAATCAACGGACGATGCGGCGTCGGCGGAGACCAAGGCGTCGCGTGCGCGGTCTGGTGCGTCGTATCGCGATCCGCGCGTCAAGGCGGTGTTCGCGATTGCGCCCGCGCTGGGCGAGGCGCTGACCGCGGAGTCGCTGGCTGCGATCACGATTCCGGTGTCGCTGGTCGCGGGCGCGGGCGATGTCACCGCGCCGGTGGACACTAACATTCGTCGCATCGCGGCATCGATGCCCAAGGCCAGCGTCACGTTCGTGCCTGACGCGTGGCACTACACGTTTCTCGATACCTGTTTGCCGGCGGTGGCCACGCGTCTTGCCCGCATCTGCCGGGACAATCCCGGCGTGGATCGCGATGCGGTGCATGCGAAGACTGCGGCGCAGGCGGTTGATTTTTTTGCCGCGACGCTGCCCGCGAAACAACCTTAG
- a CDS encoding polyamine ABC transporter substrate-binding protein: MPHTATKPILTALLMCAFGTAAHADDKQLNLYNWGDYIAKDTVPNFQKEFGIQVRYDEYDGDETLQAKLLTGSTGYDVVVPTSNFLAKQIEAGIYQKLDKSKLPNLVNLDPTLMKLVADADPGNRYAVPWAWGTTGLGYNVTRVKKILGDNVPLDSWDVLFKPEYLSKLKSCGVSMLDAPTDVFAVTLHYLGRDPNSENPADYQAAYEALKKIRPYITQFNVTSYINDLAGDDICFALSWSGDVSMASHRAREANKSYQVKYFIPQGGAPVWFDMMAIPKDAPHPQAALEWINYIERPEVHAAITNTVFYPNADAAARKFVNADILNDPTVYPPEPVLKTLFLLKPLPAPIKRLEGRLWAQLKSGS; the protein is encoded by the coding sequence ATGCCCCACACCGCCACGAAACCGATCCTCACCGCCTTACTGATGTGCGCATTCGGCACTGCGGCGCACGCCGACGACAAGCAGCTCAATCTGTACAACTGGGGCGACTACATCGCGAAAGACACCGTGCCGAACTTCCAGAAGGAGTTCGGCATTCAGGTGCGCTACGACGAGTACGACGGCGACGAGACCTTGCAGGCGAAGCTGTTGACCGGTTCGACCGGCTACGACGTCGTGGTGCCGACCTCGAATTTTCTTGCCAAGCAGATCGAAGCCGGCATTTATCAGAAGCTCGACAAATCGAAGCTGCCGAATCTGGTGAACCTCGATCCCACGCTGATGAAACTCGTCGCCGATGCGGATCCCGGCAATCGGTACGCGGTGCCGTGGGCGTGGGGCACGACCGGGCTCGGCTACAACGTCACGCGGGTAAAGAAGATTCTCGGCGACAACGTGCCGCTCGATAGCTGGGACGTGCTGTTCAAACCGGAATATCTGAGCAAGCTGAAGAGCTGCGGCGTGTCCATGCTCGACGCGCCGACCGACGTGTTCGCGGTCACGCTGCACTATCTCGGCCGCGATCCGAACAGCGAAAATCCGGCCGACTATCAGGCCGCGTACGAAGCGCTGAAGAAGATTCGCCCGTATATCACGCAGTTCAATGTGACGAGCTACATCAACGATCTCGCGGGCGACGATATCTGTTTCGCGCTGAGCTGGTCAGGCGATGTGTCGATGGCGAGTCATCGTGCGCGCGAGGCCAACAAGAGCTACCAGGTCAAGTACTTCATTCCGCAAGGCGGCGCGCCGGTCTGGTTCGACATGATGGCGATCCCGAAAGATGCGCCGCATCCGCAGGCGGCGCTGGAGTGGATCAACTATATCGAGCGACCGGAGGTTCACGCGGCGATTACGAACACGGTGTTCTATCCGAATGCAGATGCAGCCGCGCGTAAGTTCGTGAACGCGGACATTCTCAACGACCCGACCGTGTATCCGCCTGAGCCGGTGTTGAAGACGCTGTTTCTGCTGAAGCCGTTGCCCGCGCCGATCAAACGGCTGGAAGGCAGGTTGTGGGCGCAGTTGAAGTCGGGGTCGTAG
- a CDS encoding GyrI-like domain-containing protein has product MKASTELDYRRRIARVIEAILLEPGAPHTLDSLAAVAHLSPYHFHRIYRALAGESIVETVQRLRLAQAAQRLTDASARVTAVAHDAGYNSPQAFARAFRGFTGVTPSEFKARQKHLATPAASRRSGAAGNMVDAADATEKRDASDADEANANHATNPDDGRMSLWPAVELAEIAPIDVLCLRHEGPIATIGQTFRDLMHMLRCEDDPRTDRRVGICVRDPALKGSFRYLAGIVTSPDVASHEAPPAPVEPLRVDGGFYAVHRLVGPYALIAPTFRALYGVWLPQSGYALDTRPALELYRSPPRAGLQRACVTDLMIPIRKD; this is encoded by the coding sequence ATGAAAGCCAGCACGGAACTCGATTATCGTCGGCGGATCGCTCGTGTGATCGAGGCGATTCTGCTCGAACCAGGCGCGCCGCATACGCTCGACAGTCTGGCGGCGGTCGCGCATCTGTCGCCGTATCACTTTCATCGCATTTATCGCGCGCTGGCCGGCGAGAGCATTGTCGAGACCGTGCAGCGCCTGCGTCTTGCGCAAGCCGCGCAACGTCTGACCGACGCGTCCGCACGCGTGACCGCCGTCGCGCACGATGCCGGGTACAACAGTCCGCAGGCCTTTGCCCGCGCATTTCGCGGCTTTACCGGCGTCACGCCGAGTGAGTTCAAGGCACGCCAGAAGCATCTCGCGACACCGGCGGCAAGCCGGCGCTCGGGTGCGGCGGGCAACATGGTCGATGCCGCCGACGCCACGGAAAAGCGGGACGCCAGCGACGCCGACGAGGCCAACGCAAACCACGCAACGAATCCCGACGATGGCCGCATGTCGCTCTGGCCCGCGGTCGAACTCGCGGAGATCGCGCCGATCGACGTGCTCTGCCTGCGCCACGAAGGACCGATTGCGACGATCGGCCAGACGTTCCGCGATCTGATGCACATGCTGCGCTGCGAAGACGACCCGCGCACGGATCGGCGCGTCGGCATTTGCGTGCGCGACCCGGCGCTCAAGGGCAGTTTTCGCTATCTGGCGGGGATCGTCACGTCGCCCGATGTTGCGTCGCATGAAGCGCCGCCCGCGCCGGTCGAACCGCTGCGCGTGGACGGCGGTTTTTACGCGGTACACCGGCTGGTCGGCCCGTATGCGCTGATCGCGCCGACCTTTCGCGCGCTGTACGGCGTGTGGCTGCCGCAAAGCGGCTATGCGCTCGATACCCGTCCGGCGCTCGAGTTGTACCGCAGCCCGCCGCGCGCCGGATTGCAGCGCGCCTGTGTCACGGATCTGATGATCCCCATTCGCAAGGACTGA
- a CDS encoding DUF4148 domain-containing protein, producing MKSLLKAVVIVASLTASATVFAQSTTRVTREQVRAELVQLEQAGYHVGDGDQAHYPDAIQAAEARVAAQNSNVSGYGGNAAGASESGRPAVSKADWNAMYSR from the coding sequence ATGAAGTCATTGCTCAAGGCCGTTGTTATCGTCGCTTCGCTCACTGCTTCGGCCACCGTGTTTGCCCAGTCGACCACCCGTGTCACCCGCGAGCAGGTTCGCGCCGAACTGGTTCAACTCGAACAGGCCGGCTATCACGTCGGCGACGGCGACCAGGCGCATTATCCCGACGCGATTCAGGCCGCCGAAGCGCGCGTGGCCGCGCAAAACAGCAACGTCAGCGGCTATGGCGGTAACGCGGCAGGGGCGTCGGAAAGCGGTCGCCCGGCGGTGTCCAAGGCCGACTGGAATGCGATGTATAGCCGTTGA
- the speB gene encoding agmatinase, with product MTLDLSPHPHAPGSELSAAPTYAGVLSFMRRPYTRDLTGVDVAVSGVPLDLATTFRPGTRFGPAAMRAASVQLAGLGAFPWGVDPFDHLNVVDYGDCWFDAHNPLGIRDAIVAHARGILATGTRMLTLGGDHYITYPLLIAHAEKYGKPLSLIHFDAHCDTWPDDNPDSLNHGTMFYKAIREGLIDPARSVQIGIRTWNEDFMGVRILDAPWVHRHGIQATIDEVLKIVGAAPTYLTFDIDCLDPAFAPGTGTPVAGGLSSAQALEIVRALGAVDIVGADVVEVSPPYDHSDVTALAAAHIAYDMLCLMRNQKLQRQQRE from the coding sequence ATGACTCTGGATCTCTCCCCCCATCCGCACGCGCCCGGCAGCGAACTGTCTGCCGCCCCCACCTACGCCGGCGTGCTGTCGTTCATGCGCCGTCCCTATACGCGCGACCTCACGGGCGTCGACGTCGCCGTCTCAGGCGTGCCGCTCGACCTCGCGACCACCTTCCGCCCTGGCACCCGCTTCGGGCCAGCCGCGATGCGCGCCGCCTCGGTCCAACTGGCCGGACTCGGCGCGTTTCCGTGGGGCGTCGATCCGTTCGACCACTTGAACGTGGTCGACTACGGCGACTGCTGGTTCGACGCGCACAACCCGCTCGGGATTCGCGACGCGATCGTCGCGCACGCTCGCGGCATTCTCGCGACCGGCACGCGCATGCTGACGCTCGGCGGCGACCACTACATCACGTATCCGCTGCTGATCGCGCACGCCGAGAAATACGGCAAGCCGCTGAGCCTGATCCATTTCGACGCGCACTGCGACACCTGGCCCGACGACAACCCCGACTCGCTGAACCACGGCACGATGTTCTACAAGGCGATCCGCGAGGGCTTGATCGATCCGGCGCGCTCGGTGCAGATCGGCATTCGCACGTGGAATGAAGACTTCATGGGCGTGCGCATTCTCGACGCGCCGTGGGTTCATCGCCACGGCATTCAGGCCACGATCGACGAGGTACTGAAGATCGTCGGCGCCGCGCCGACCTATCTGACCTTCGACATTGACTGCCTCGATCCCGCCTTCGCGCCCGGCACGGGTACACCGGTGGCGGGCGGCCTGAGTTCGGCGCAGGCGCTGGAGATCGTGCGGGCGCTCGGCGCCGTGGATATCGTGGGCGCCGACGTGGTGGAAGTGTCGCCGCCCTACGATCACAGCGACGTGACCGCGCTCGCCGCCGCGCATATCGCGTACGACATGCTGTGCCTCATGCGCAACCAGAAGCTGCAACGCCAGCAGCGCGAGTAG
- a CDS encoding porin has translation MKKISAAVAAFAGLAGTLAHAQSSVTLYGLIDAGVMYTNNVKKGGTQGVLVQATSGNVNGSRFGLRGGEDLGGGLQAVFVLENGYNVQNGKLGQNSRLFGRQAYAGLSSQQFGTLTLGRQYDSLVDFVAPLSGTAGTFGDTGFAHPFDNDNLNHSVRMSNAVKYTSANYAGLKFGGLYAFSNNSDFAVNRAYSAGVSYSNGPFKAAAGYLQINGANSATNTAGAVDLGESTANGTGGFQLGAEVQRTAGAALSYGFGPVTAGFVYTHSQFQNTASFGATHGSMRFDNYEVNGKYKVTPAFSLGAAYTYTDAHVGGTTSFGADPKWNQVNLQAVYALSLRTDVYAEAMFQHVTGQGYTAFINTAGGASSTGNQVVGTVGLRTRF, from the coding sequence GTGAAAAAGATTTCGGCCGCGGTCGCGGCGTTTGCAGGACTCGCCGGCACGCTCGCGCATGCACAAAGTTCGGTCACGCTTTACGGCCTTATCGACGCCGGCGTGATGTACACCAACAACGTCAAGAAGGGCGGCACGCAGGGCGTGCTGGTGCAGGCGACCAGCGGCAACGTCAACGGCAGCCGCTTCGGTTTGCGCGGCGGCGAAGACCTGGGCGGCGGTCTGCAAGCGGTATTCGTGCTCGAAAATGGCTACAACGTGCAGAACGGCAAGCTCGGCCAGAACAGTCGTCTGTTCGGACGTCAGGCGTATGCGGGCTTGAGCAGCCAGCAGTTCGGCACGCTCACGCTCGGCCGTCAGTACGATTCGCTGGTCGATTTCGTCGCGCCGTTGTCGGGCACAGCGGGCACGTTCGGCGACACCGGCTTCGCGCATCCGTTCGACAACGACAATCTGAACCACTCGGTGCGGATGAGCAACGCCGTCAAATACACCAGCGCGAACTACGCGGGTCTGAAGTTCGGCGGCCTCTACGCGTTCTCGAACAACAGCGACTTCGCGGTCAATCGCGCGTACAGCGCAGGCGTGAGCTATAGCAATGGGCCGTTCAAAGCGGCCGCAGGTTATCTGCAGATCAACGGCGCCAACTCCGCCACCAACACGGCGGGTGCGGTGGATCTCGGCGAATCGACGGCGAACGGCACGGGTGGCTTCCAGCTTGGCGCCGAGGTTCAGCGCACGGCAGGCGCTGCGCTGAGTTATGGTTTCGGTCCCGTGACGGCCGGCTTCGTCTACACGCACAGCCAGTTTCAGAACACCGCGTCGTTCGGCGCCACGCACGGCTCGATGCGCTTCGACAACTACGAAGTGAACGGCAAGTACAAGGTGACGCCGGCGTTCAGCCTCGGCGCGGCGTACACGTACACGGACGCGCACGTGGGCGGCACGACGAGCTTCGGCGCCGATCCGAAATGGAACCAGGTGAATCTGCAAGCCGTGTATGCGCTCTCGCTGCGTACCGACGTGTACGCCGAAGCAATGTTTCAGCACGTGACCGGGCAGGGCTATACCGCGTTCATCAATACAGCGGGCGGCGCGTCGTCGACCGGGAATCAGGTGGTCGGCACCGTGGGGCTGCGTACCCGCTTTTGA
- a CDS encoding DUF1488 domain-containing protein: MRIEFTGRREVVAAARVAFEANVDGADVWCSVSLDALNNHFGNDGPSAHHLVNTFEANRARIENATRRVLEKNGGQSVELETDDFN; this comes from the coding sequence ATGAGGATCGAATTCACCGGACGCCGCGAAGTGGTAGCCGCGGCGCGCGTCGCCTTCGAAGCCAATGTCGACGGGGCCGACGTCTGGTGCAGCGTGTCGCTGGATGCGCTGAACAACCATTTCGGCAACGACGGCCCATCGGCCCATCATCTCGTCAATACGTTCGAGGCAAATCGCGCAAGGATTGAAAACGCTACGCGCCGGGTCCTCGAGAAAAACGGCGGACAGTCCGTGGAACTCGAGACGGACGACTTCAATTAG
- a CDS encoding MDR family MFS transporter has product MSSRNPQSSRPLVIAAVMASMAMVAIEATIVSTAMPQIVAQLGDLHLYSWVFSSFLLTQTAMTVVFGKLADLYGRKPIMLIGIAIFLVGSVLAGFAWSMPAMIVFRLIQGVGAGAIQPVTLTIVADLYPAHERGKVQGYLASVWAISAVVGPMVGGFIIHNLSWAWIFWMNVPIGLASAAGFIAFLREPERHARPSIDFAGAALFMAAIAALMMALTYAGDDEIARASLAGGAFLLCVLLFVAQERRAAEPMISFALWSRRPIAACNGSTLLSGMILMGATTFLPMYVQGVLHRSPVVAGLALTMMMVGWPTGATLAAKSFHRLGLRRILIVGSAFVPIGAALLLFLSPGASPLIAAFGSLIMGFGMGTSSVSSLVLIQEIVGMDERGSATASNLFSRNLGSTLGATLFGAVLNFGLTHSKGLAVVTSDQLKSLLQNQAASLGDSDMIRMVLHQSLHLTFISLFVIAIFVVVLLAFVPPVNIRTARPVPLEALSPLED; this is encoded by the coding sequence ATGTCCTCCCGCAACCCACAATCGTCGCGTCCTCTAGTCATTGCCGCGGTCATGGCCTCAATGGCGATGGTCGCCATCGAAGCCACCATCGTCTCTACCGCGATGCCGCAAATCGTCGCGCAACTCGGCGACCTGCATCTGTATAGCTGGGTGTTCTCGTCGTTCCTGCTCACGCAAACCGCCATGACGGTGGTGTTCGGCAAACTCGCCGATCTGTACGGGCGCAAACCGATCATGCTGATCGGCATCGCGATCTTCCTGGTCGGCTCGGTGCTGGCCGGCTTCGCGTGGTCGATGCCCGCCATGATCGTGTTCCGCCTGATTCAGGGCGTCGGCGCGGGCGCGATCCAGCCGGTCACGCTGACCATCGTCGCCGATCTCTATCCGGCTCATGAACGCGGCAAGGTACAGGGTTATCTCGCGAGCGTCTGGGCGATTTCAGCGGTGGTCGGGCCGATGGTCGGCGGCTTCATCATCCATAACCTCTCGTGGGCATGGATCTTCTGGATGAACGTGCCGATCGGCCTCGCGTCTGCGGCCGGCTTCATCGCGTTCCTGCGCGAACCGGAGCGCCACGCGCGGCCGTCCATCGACTTCGCCGGCGCGGCGCTATTCATGGCGGCGATCGCCGCATTGATGATGGCGCTGACCTATGCGGGCGACGACGAAATCGCGCGCGCCTCGCTGGCGGGCGGCGCGTTCCTGCTGTGCGTGCTGTTGTTCGTCGCGCAGGAGCGTCGCGCGGCCGAACCGATGATCTCGTTCGCGCTATGGAGCCGCCGGCCGATCGCCGCATGCAACGGCTCGACGTTGCTCTCCGGCATGATCCTGATGGGCGCCACCACGTTCCTGCCGATGTACGTGCAGGGCGTGCTGCATCGCTCGCCGGTAGTGGCCGGCCTCGCGCTGACGATGATGATGGTCGGCTGGCCGACCGGCGCCACGCTCGCGGCCAAGTCGTTTCACCGCCTCGGCTTGCGGCGCATTCTGATCGTCGGCAGCGCGTTCGTGCCGATCGGCGCGGCGCTGCTGCTGTTCCTGTCGCCCGGCGCGTCGCCGTTGATCGCGGCGTTCGGCTCGCTGATCATGGGCTTCGGCATGGGCACGTCCAGCGTCAGCTCGCTGGTGCTGATTCAGGAAATCGTCGGCATGGACGAACGCGGCAGCGCCACCGCGTCGAACCTGTTCTCGCGCAATCTCGGCAGCACGTTGGGCGCGACGCTGTTCGGTGCCGTGCTCAACTTCGGGCTGACGCATTCCAAGGGTCTGGCGGTCGTCACGTCGGATCAGTTGAAGTCGCTGCTGCAGAATCAGGCAGCGAGTCTCGGCGACAGCGACATGATCCGTATGGTGTTGCATCAGTCGCTGCACCTTACGTTCATCTCGCTGTTCGTGATCGCGATTTTCGTGGTCGTGCTGCTGGCGTTCGTGCCGCCGGTCAACATTCGCACCGCGAGACCCGTGCCGCTCGAAGCGTTGTCGCCGCTGGAAGATTGA
- a CDS encoding phospholipase D family protein: protein MQPVASVTRASIRRRLGAALLLTGALLLAGCTLPSLAGRTESAALDPVQAQSTHLGMAVAGPLAQHPGLSGIYPLENPHDAFAARVFLAHAAQRTLDVQYYIWRDDLTGTLMLEQLVEAAQRGVRVRLLLDDNGIPPSLDTTLAALDAHPNIEVRLFNPFVVRKPKSIGFITDFSRANRRMHNKSFTADSTATILGGRNIGDEYFGATDGVVFSDLDVLAVGPAAGAVAHDFDRYWSSESSYPVDRILPHVSADQLPALEARAKAVASDPTALAYEDALRESPIAQQLPTGTLPLEWAATRLISDDPAKGLNRSPTDALVLKQMHEILGDPAEELDLVSPYFVPTEVGVQYFTRLASRGVTVRVLTNALESTDVAAVHSGYAKHRVALLKGGVALYELRRQPGADGKTEQRAGPFGSSGSSLHAKTFAVDGQRVFVGSFNFDPRSAKLNTELGLVIDSPALAGKIRSTFQTQVPQVAYTLSLDDKGKLVWLEQDGANTIRYDTEPNTTWVRRLGVWFMSILPIESFL from the coding sequence ATGCAGCCTGTAGCGAGCGTCACGCGTGCCTCGATCCGCCGCCGGCTAGGCGCTGCGCTGCTGCTGACCGGCGCCCTGCTGCTGGCCGGTTGCACGCTGCCGTCGCTGGCCGGCCGCACGGAATCGGCGGCGCTCGATCCGGTGCAGGCTCAATCGACCCATCTCGGCATGGCCGTAGCGGGACCGCTTGCGCAGCATCCGGGCCTGAGCGGCATCTATCCGCTCGAAAATCCCCACGACGCGTTCGCGGCCCGCGTCTTTCTCGCGCACGCGGCGCAACGCACGCTGGACGTTCAATACTATATCTGGCGTGACGATCTGACCGGCACGCTGATGCTGGAGCAACTGGTCGAAGCGGCGCAGCGCGGCGTGCGGGTGCGCCTGCTGCTCGACGACAACGGCATTCCCCCTTCGCTCGACACCACGCTCGCGGCGCTCGACGCGCATCCCAACATCGAGGTGCGCCTGTTCAATCCGTTCGTGGTGCGCAAGCCGAAGTCGATCGGCTTTATCACGGACTTCTCGCGCGCCAACCGGCGTATGCATAACAAGTCGTTTACCGCCGACAGCACCGCGACGATTCTCGGCGGCCGCAATATCGGCGACGAGTATTTCGGCGCGACCGACGGCGTGGTGTTCTCCGATCTCGACGTGCTCGCGGTCGGTCCCGCTGCCGGCGCTGTGGCGCATGACTTCGACCGCTACTGGTCGAGCGAGTCGTCGTATCCCGTGGACCGGATTCTGCCGCACGTGAGCGCCGATCAGTTGCCCGCGCTCGAGGCCAGAGCGAAGGCCGTTGCCAGCGATCCCACCGCGCTCGCCTACGAAGACGCGTTGCGCGAGTCGCCGATCGCCCAGCAGTTGCCCACCGGCACGCTGCCGCTCGAATGGGCCGCGACGCGTCTGATCAGCGACGATCCCGCCAAAGGCCTGAACCGCTCGCCGACCGACGCGCTGGTGCTGAAGCAGATGCACGAGATACTCGGCGACCCGGCCGAGGAACTCGACCTGGTGTCGCCGTATTTCGTGCCGACGGAGGTGGGCGTCCAGTACTTCACCCGGCTCGCCTCGCGCGGCGTGACGGTGCGCGTGCTGACCAATGCGCTCGAATCGACCGATGTCGCCGCCGTCCATTCCGGCTATGCGAAACACCGCGTCGCGTTGCTCAAGGGTGGTGTGGCGCTCTACGAACTACGTCGCCAGCCGGGCGCGGACGGCAAAACCGAACAGCGCGCCGGTCCGTTCGGCAGTTCGGGATCGAGCCTGCATGCCAAGACGTTCGCGGTGGACGGCCAGCGTGTTTTCGTGGGTTCGTTCAACTTCGACCCGCGCTCGGCGAAGCTCAATACCGAACTCGGTCTGGTAATCGACAGCCCCGCGCTGGCGGGGAAAATCCGTTCGACGTTCCAGACCCAGGTGCCGCAAGTGGCGTACACGCTTAGCCTCGACGACAAGGGCAAGCTGGTCTGGCTCGAACAGGACGGCGCCAACACGATCCGCTACGACACCGAACCGAACACCACCTGGGTGCGCCGGCTCGGCGTGTGGTTCATGTCGATCCTGCCGATCGAATCGTTTTTATAA